Proteins encoded in a region of the Streptomyces sp. NBC_00310 genome:
- a CDS encoding SDR family oxidoreductase: MVEQLPGPSRDVVVVTGAGGMGLAVARRLGSGRTLFLADASRGQLDRAVAALRDEGYAVRGVLTDVSDRESVDRLAQEAAGEGRVAAVVHTAGVSAVQASAKTILEVDLLGTAHVIDAFEAVATPGTAMVCVSSMAGHVASLSAEDEAALATAPAEELLGIGAVEAVGDSSTRAYVVSKRANHVRVEAAALAWSRRGARINSVSPGIIATAMSKAEVEGPSGARMLAMLEASGAGRTGTPAEIADAVAFLIGPEAGYITGTDLLVDGGQAAWLRRHRPA; this comes from the coding sequence ATGGTGGAACAGTTGCCCGGCCCGTCGCGTGACGTGGTCGTCGTCACCGGCGCCGGCGGGATGGGCCTGGCGGTCGCCCGTCGGCTCGGCAGCGGGCGGACCCTGTTCCTCGCCGACGCCTCGCGCGGTCAACTCGACCGGGCCGTCGCCGCGTTGCGCGACGAGGGGTACGCGGTACGGGGCGTCCTGACCGACGTGTCCGACCGCGAGTCCGTGGACAGGCTCGCGCAGGAGGCGGCCGGTGAGGGCCGGGTGGCCGCCGTCGTGCACACCGCGGGGGTCTCCGCCGTCCAGGCTTCGGCGAAGACGATCCTGGAGGTCGACCTGCTGGGCACGGCCCATGTCATCGACGCCTTCGAGGCCGTGGCCACGCCGGGGACGGCCATGGTCTGCGTCTCCAGCATGGCCGGCCATGTCGCCTCCCTCAGCGCGGAGGACGAGGCCGCCCTCGCCACGGCCCCCGCGGAGGAACTCCTCGGGATCGGCGCCGTCGAAGCCGTCGGGGACAGTTCGACGAGGGCGTACGTCGTGTCCAAGCGGGCCAACCACGTGCGCGTCGAGGCCGCCGCGCTCGCCTGGAGCCGGCGCGGCGCCCGTATCAACAGCGTCAGCCCGGGGATCATCGCCACCGCCATGTCGAAGGCGGAGGTCGAGGGCCCGAGCGGCGCGCGCATGCTCGCGATGCTGGAGGCGAGCGGCGCGGGCCGCACCGGCACCCCGGCGGAGATCGCCGACGCCGTGGCATTCCTCATCGGCCCCGAAGCGGGTTACATCACCGGCACGGACCTGCTCGTCGACGGCGGGCAGGCCGCCTGGCTACGGCGCCACCGACCGGCCTGA